A genomic window from Salvelinus namaycush isolate Seneca chromosome 5, SaNama_1.0, whole genome shotgun sequence includes:
- the herpud2 gene encoding homocysteine-responsive endoplasmic reticulum-resident ubiquitin-like domain member 2 protein, with protein sequence MDPGAVDSPVTLVIKAPNQKYDDQTINCFLNWTVEKLKSHISNVYPSKPSSKDQRLVYSGHLLQDHLQLRDVLRKQEGYHMMHLVCASRSPPASPTPHCSTPSSVTSDPSSSSGSSDNAGSTPQATTPNQDGQSAASSVAGSYDGLRHRGGFPQFNPQNPTSTGIMQWPDGTQVPIQGGMAAGVPPHPMYMPMQVLWWQQMYARHYYMQYQAAVAASQPPSTSPTHSPQPAQPNEAPPPLGPNPAPNPIQEDRPANPNIQMNAQGGAVLNEDELNRDWLDWMYAVSRAAILLSIVYFYSSFGRFVMVIGAMLLVFLHRAGWFPFRPELQNPGGGGAGLAHQDEAERHQDIQEMERIMDEGLEDEEGDSGEEGPEDPAAPAAPRHHGFLAAAWSFISTFFTSLIPEGPPQPAN encoded by the exons ATGGACCCAGGAGCAGTTGACAGTCCCGTCACCTTAGTCATCAAGGCCCCAAACCAGAAGTATGACGACCAGACAATAAACTGTTTTCTCAACTGGACGGTAGAGAAACTGAAGAGTCACATCTCGAATGTGTACCCAAGCAAGCCG TCATCCAAGGATCAGCGGCTGGTATACTCGGGCCATCTCCTCCAGGACCACCTGCAGCTGAGGGATGTCCTCAGGAAG CAGGAGGGTTATCACATGATGCACCTGGTGTGTGCCTCCCGTAGCCCACCAGCCTCGCCCACGCCCCACTGCTCCACCCCCAGCTCTGTGACCTCTGACCCCAGCTCCAGCTCTGGG AGTTCAGACAATGCTGGCTCCACCCCCCAAGCCACAACACCAAATCAGGACGGTCAGTCCGCCGCCTCCTCAGTAGCAGGAAGTTATGATGGACTAAGGCATCGTGGAGGCTTCCCCCAATTTAACCCTCAAAATCCTACCTCTACTGGTATAATGCAATG GCCAGATGGGACGCAGGTCCCGATACAGGGGGGTATGGCTGCAGGTGTGCCCCCCCACCCCATGTACATGCCCATGCAGGTCCTCTGGTGGCAGCAGATGTATGCACGCCACTACTACATGCAATA TCAAGCAGCAGTGGCAGCCTCACAGCCCCCCTCCACCAGTCCCACCCACTCCCCCCAACCCGCACAGCCCAATGAAGCTCCACCTCCCCTGGGGCCTAACCCCGCCCCTAACCCCATCCAAGAGGACAGGCCGGCCAATCCCAATATCCAGATGAATGCCCAAGGCGGGGCCGTGCTAAATGAGGATGAACTGAACCGTGATTGGCTGGACTGGATGTACGCGGTCTCCCGCGCCGCCATCTTGCTCAGCATTGTGTATTTctactcctcctttggccgcttcGTCATGGTGATAGGCGCCATGCTGCTCGTCTTTTT GCACAGGGCTGGTTGGTTCCCCTTTAGGCCAGAGCTGCAGAACCCCGGAGGAGGAGGAGCGGGGTTAGCTCATCAGGACGAGGCAGAGAGACACCAGGACATCCAGGAGATG gAGCGGATCATGGATGAAGggctggaggatgaggagggcgACAGTGGAGAGGAAGGCCCAGAGGACCCGGCAGCTCCCGCTGCCCCCCGCCACCACGGCTTCCTGGCCGCCGCCTGGTCCTTCATCAGCACCTTCTTCACCTCCCTCATCCCAGAGGGACCCCCCCAACCCGCAAACTAA
- the sri gene encoding sorcin isoform X3 produces the protein MSYPGYGAPAGGYPGGYGGAPAGGHPPGGPGFGGYPGQQQDPLYGYFAAVAGQDGHISAEELQQCLTQANFSGGYKPFNLETCRLMINMLDRDMSCTMGFNEFKELWTVLNGWKQHFMSIDRDQSGTVDPQEMHQAVTSMGYRLSPQAMNGIIKRFSSQGKITFDDYVACCVKLRTLTDLFRKRDQAGQGMATFPYDDFIQCTMST, from the exons TATGGAGGTGCCCCTGCTGGTGGCCACCCTCCTGGTGGCCCTGGCTTTGGAGGATACCCTGGTCAGCAGCAAGACCCTCTCTATGGATATTTTGCTGCTGTTGCAGGCCAG GATGGGCACATATCAGCAGAAGAGCTCCAGCAATGCCTCACACAGGCTAACTTCTCTGGTGGCTACAAAC CTTTTAACCTGGAGACCTGCAGACTGATGATCAACATGCTGGAT AGAGACATGTCATGTACTATGGGCTTCAATGAGTTCAAGGAGCTGTGGACCGTGCTCAATGGCTGGAAGCAGCACTTCATGTCCATTGACCGTGACCAGAGTGGGACCGTGGACCCCCAGGAGATGCACCAGGCAGTTACTTCCATGG GCTACAGACTGAGCCCACAAGCCATGAACGGCATCATCAAGAGATTCAGTTCTCAGGGGAAGATCACCTTTGATGACTACGTAGCTTGTTGTGTGAAACTCAGAACCCTGACTG ATCTGTTCCGAAAGCGGGACCAAGCTGGACAGGGAATGGCCACATTTCCATACGATGAT ttcatccAGTGCACAATGAGCACATGA
- the sri gene encoding sorcin isoform X1, with protein sequence MSYPGYGAPAGGYPGGYGGAPAGGHPPGGPGFGGYPGQQQDPLYGYFAAVAGQDGHISAEELQQCLTQANFSGGYKPFNLETCRLMINMLDRDMSCTMGFNEFKELWTVLNGWKQHFMSIDRDQSGTVDPQEMHQAVTSMGYRLSPQAMNGIIKRFSSQGKITFDDYVACCVKLRTLTDLFRKRDQAGQGMATFPYDDHRVMETWVLLVFRLLLFVQTGHSKQSCQPVTVDFCQDVGYNTTINPTHQTRDYNLRQLRKIVKTGCSPEVTVFLCGVVSPECVLDDKIPPCSWLCERVKNECELFLREKGLNWPEKIRCEAYPKQSCANGQESIPAPNPAGTCEPIIIPLCKDLPYKDTVMPNLLNHSTQEVAGLELNQFYPLVKVQCSPHLQAFLCSVYTSECVSGKARPPCRALCELARKDCEGLMNKFGFQWPSQLECDTLTTESCEHFGVTSAPSPEGPCQTITMPLCQGISYNLTAMPNLLGHKKQAEAAVKMARMEYVLKLTCSVDIRFFLCSVYAPQCVEGEVQRPCRSLCERAKLGCDSVLNTFGMSWPDDLSCESFPEESCVRGDSNPEQLTAEELLVKLNELGHSVRDQSLSLQTAHILLALEDKDKSGKLDVKEFHSLKNYVSVTKREYSESYEWQNPGFVTEYQMKNALDVRDLSLDDETFKTLWDRYSSGGGIKYDDFMAILTRLKILKGRFKSRLISPVMLQQTVR encoded by the exons TATGGAGGTGCCCCTGCTGGTGGCCACCCTCCTGGTGGCCCTGGCTTTGGAGGATACCCTGGTCAGCAGCAAGACCCTCTCTATGGATATTTTGCTGCTGTTGCAGGCCAG GATGGGCACATATCAGCAGAAGAGCTCCAGCAATGCCTCACACAGGCTAACTTCTCTGGTGGCTACAAAC CTTTTAACCTGGAGACCTGCAGACTGATGATCAACATGCTGGAT AGAGACATGTCATGTACTATGGGCTTCAATGAGTTCAAGGAGCTGTGGACCGTGCTCAATGGCTGGAAGCAGCACTTCATGTCCATTGACCGTGACCAGAGTGGGACCGTGGACCCCCAGGAGATGCACCAGGCAGTTACTTCCATGG GCTACAGACTGAGCCCACAAGCCATGAACGGCATCATCAAGAGATTCAGTTCTCAGGGGAAGATCACCTTTGATGACTACGTAGCTTGTTGTGTGAAACTCAGAACCCTGACTG ATCTGTTCCGAAAGCGGGACCAAGCTGGACAGGGAATGGCCACATTTCCATACGATGAT CACAGGGTCATGGAGACTTGGGTCCTGTTGGTCTTCAGATTGTTGCTCTTTGTGCAGACTGGACACAGCAAGCAGTCCTGCCAGCCAGTGACCGTGGACTTTTGTCAAGATGTTGGTTACAACACGACCATCAATCCAACCCACCAAACCAGGGACTACAACCTGAGGCAGCTTCGTAAGATCGTGAAGACGGGCTGCTCTCCAGAGGTCACAGTTTTCCTATGTGGCGTTGTTTCACCTGAGTGTGTGTTGGATGACAAGATTCCACCCTGCAGTTGGCTCTGTGAGAGGGTGAAGAATGAATGTGAGCTTTTTCTGAGAGAGAAGGGTCTAAACTGGCCAGAGAAGATCAGATGTGAGGCTTACCCCAAACAATCCTGTGCCAAC GGCCAAGAGAGTATCCCTGCACCAAACCCTGCAGGAACCTGTGAGCCAATCATCATCCCTCTCTGCAAGGACCTGCCCTACAAGGACACTGTAATGCCCAACCTATTAAACCACTCCACACAGGAGGTCGCTGGTTTAGAATTGAATCAGTTTTACCCTCTGGTAAAGGTGCAGTGTTCTCCTCACCTTCAGGCCTTCCTGTGCTCCGTCTAcacttcagagtgtgtttcagggAAAGCCCGCCCACCCTGCAGAGCTCTGTGTGAGCTAGCCAGAAAGGACTGTGAGGGGCTAATGAACAAGTTTGGTTTTCAGTGGCCCAGTCAGTTGGAGTGTGACACCCTCACAACGGAATCTTGTGAACAT TTTGGCGTGACCAGTGCTCCGTCCCCTGAGGGCCCCTGCCAGACAATCACCATGCCACTGTGCCAGGGCATCTCCTACAACCTGACGGCCATGCCAAATCTGCTGGGGCACAAAAAACAGGCGGAGGCGGCCGTTAAAATGGCTCGAATGGAGTATGTATTGAAATTGACTTGTTCTGTGGATATCCGCTTCTTTCTGTGTTCTGTCTACGCTCCCCAGTGTGTGGAAGGGGAGGTGCAGCGCCCTTGCAGATCCCTTTGTGAGAGAGCCAAACTGGGGTGTGACAGTGTGTTGAATACGTTTGGGATGTCCTGGCCTGATGATCTGAGCTGTGAATCCTTTCCAGAGGAGTCATGCGTGAGA GGGGACAGTAATCCCGAG CAACTCACGGCTGAGGAACTCCTGGTCAAGCTGAATGAACTTGGTCACTCTGTTCGGGACCAAT CACTAAGTCTTCAAACTGCCCACATATTGTTGGCTCTAGAAGAT AAAGACAAATCAGGCAAACTGGATGTGAAAGAATTCCACAGCCTAAAGAACTATGTGTCTGTTACCAAGAGAGAGTACTCAGAGTCCTATGAGTGGCAGAACCCAGGGTTCGTCACAGAATACCAGATGAAGAATGCGCTTGATGTCCGTG ATCTCAGTTTGGACGATGAAACGTTCAAAACACTATGGGACCGGTACAGCTCTGGTGGAGGGATCAAATACGATGACTTTATGGCCATTCTCACAAGGCTCAAGATCCTGAAGG GTCGCTTTAAATCCCGACTCATTTCACCTGTGATGCTGCAACAGACTGTGAGGTAG
- the sri gene encoding sorcin isoform X2, which translates to MSYPGYGAPAGGYPGGYGGAPAGGHPPGGPGFGGYPGQQQDPLYGYFAAVAGQDGHISAEELQQCLTQANFSGGYKPFNLETCRLMINMLDRDMSCTMGFNEFKELWTVLNGWKQHFMSIDRDQSGTVDPQEMHQAVTSMGYRLSPQAMNGIIKRFSSQGKITFDDYVACCVKLRTLTDLFRKRDQAGQGMATFPYDDHRVMETWVLLVFRLLLFVQTGHSKQSCQPVTVDFCQDVGYNTTINPTHQTRDYNLRQLRKIVKTGCSPEVTVFLCGVVSPECVLDDKIPPCSWLCERVKNECELFLREKGLNWPEKIRCEAYPKQSCANGQESIPAPNPAGTCEPIIIPLCKDLPYKDTVMPNLLNHSTQEVAGLELNQFYPLVKVQCSPHLQAFLCSVYTSECVSGKARPPCRALCELARKDCEGLMNKFGFQWPSQLECDTLTTESCEHFGVTSAPSPEGPCQTITMPLCQGISYNLTAMPNLLGHKKQAEAAVKMARMEYVLKLTCSVDIRFFLCSVYAPQCVEGEVQRPCRSLCERAKLGCDSVLNTFGMSWPDDLSCESFPEESCVRGDSNPEQLTAEELLVKLNELGHSVRDQYLSLDDETFKTLWDRYSSGGGIKYDDFMAILTRLKILKGRFKSRLISPVMLQQTVR; encoded by the exons TATGGAGGTGCCCCTGCTGGTGGCCACCCTCCTGGTGGCCCTGGCTTTGGAGGATACCCTGGTCAGCAGCAAGACCCTCTCTATGGATATTTTGCTGCTGTTGCAGGCCAG GATGGGCACATATCAGCAGAAGAGCTCCAGCAATGCCTCACACAGGCTAACTTCTCTGGTGGCTACAAAC CTTTTAACCTGGAGACCTGCAGACTGATGATCAACATGCTGGAT AGAGACATGTCATGTACTATGGGCTTCAATGAGTTCAAGGAGCTGTGGACCGTGCTCAATGGCTGGAAGCAGCACTTCATGTCCATTGACCGTGACCAGAGTGGGACCGTGGACCCCCAGGAGATGCACCAGGCAGTTACTTCCATGG GCTACAGACTGAGCCCACAAGCCATGAACGGCATCATCAAGAGATTCAGTTCTCAGGGGAAGATCACCTTTGATGACTACGTAGCTTGTTGTGTGAAACTCAGAACCCTGACTG ATCTGTTCCGAAAGCGGGACCAAGCTGGACAGGGAATGGCCACATTTCCATACGATGAT CACAGGGTCATGGAGACTTGGGTCCTGTTGGTCTTCAGATTGTTGCTCTTTGTGCAGACTGGACACAGCAAGCAGTCCTGCCAGCCAGTGACCGTGGACTTTTGTCAAGATGTTGGTTACAACACGACCATCAATCCAACCCACCAAACCAGGGACTACAACCTGAGGCAGCTTCGTAAGATCGTGAAGACGGGCTGCTCTCCAGAGGTCACAGTTTTCCTATGTGGCGTTGTTTCACCTGAGTGTGTGTTGGATGACAAGATTCCACCCTGCAGTTGGCTCTGTGAGAGGGTGAAGAATGAATGTGAGCTTTTTCTGAGAGAGAAGGGTCTAAACTGGCCAGAGAAGATCAGATGTGAGGCTTACCCCAAACAATCCTGTGCCAAC GGCCAAGAGAGTATCCCTGCACCAAACCCTGCAGGAACCTGTGAGCCAATCATCATCCCTCTCTGCAAGGACCTGCCCTACAAGGACACTGTAATGCCCAACCTATTAAACCACTCCACACAGGAGGTCGCTGGTTTAGAATTGAATCAGTTTTACCCTCTGGTAAAGGTGCAGTGTTCTCCTCACCTTCAGGCCTTCCTGTGCTCCGTCTAcacttcagagtgtgtttcagggAAAGCCCGCCCACCCTGCAGAGCTCTGTGTGAGCTAGCCAGAAAGGACTGTGAGGGGCTAATGAACAAGTTTGGTTTTCAGTGGCCCAGTCAGTTGGAGTGTGACACCCTCACAACGGAATCTTGTGAACAT TTTGGCGTGACCAGTGCTCCGTCCCCTGAGGGCCCCTGCCAGACAATCACCATGCCACTGTGCCAGGGCATCTCCTACAACCTGACGGCCATGCCAAATCTGCTGGGGCACAAAAAACAGGCGGAGGCGGCCGTTAAAATGGCTCGAATGGAGTATGTATTGAAATTGACTTGTTCTGTGGATATCCGCTTCTTTCTGTGTTCTGTCTACGCTCCCCAGTGTGTGGAAGGGGAGGTGCAGCGCCCTTGCAGATCCCTTTGTGAGAGAGCCAAACTGGGGTGTGACAGTGTGTTGAATACGTTTGGGATGTCCTGGCCTGATGATCTGAGCTGTGAATCCTTTCCAGAGGAGTCATGCGTGAGA GGGGACAGTAATCCCGAG CAACTCACGGCTGAGGAACTCCTGGTCAAGCTGAATGAACTTGGTCACTCTGTTCGGGACCAAT ATCTCAGTTTGGACGATGAAACGTTCAAAACACTATGGGACCGGTACAGCTCTGGTGGAGGGATCAAATACGATGACTTTATGGCCATTCTCACAAGGCTCAAGATCCTGAAGG GTCGCTTTAAATCCCGACTCATTTCACCTGTGATGCTGCAACAGACTGTGAGGTAG